The Porphyrobacter sp. HT-58-2 genome has a window encoding:
- the nuoL gene encoding NADH-quinone oxidoreductase subunit L produces MHPILIIVFGPLLAALVAGLGNRMLGNVVAKSVTTGALLLSAGLSWPIFLGFLGGTETAEVVQVLKWVESGTLSFDWSLRVDTLTAIMLVVINSVSALVHLYSWGYMEEDPDQPRFFAYLSLFTFAMLMLVTADNLVQMFFGWEGVGLASYLLIGFWYKKPSAGAAAIKAFVVNRVGDLGFMLGIFGTYLVFQTTEISAILAAAPAMSGSTITFVGMRLYTMDILCILLFIGAMGKSAQLGLHTWLPDAMEGPTPVSALIHAATMVTAGVFMLCRLSPMFETAPTALMIVTIVGASTCFFAATIGTTQWDIKRVIAYSTCSQLGYMFFAAGVGAYGAAMFHLFTHAFFKALLFLGAGSVIHAMHHEQDMRYYGGLRKHIPITFYAMLAGTLAITGLGVYHLGAGFAGFWSKDAILEVAFARGNGAGQFAFWAGAGAALLTSFYSWRLMFLTFWGKPRWIESEHIQHSVHKTPAEAGEDTTGGYHPHESPVPMLIPLGVLTIGAIAAGQVFAPAFLDSAAFWGGSIFYNEALIHAMHAVPYWVKYTALIVMIIGFVGAYVAYIAKPDIPAKFVSSFGALHQFVYRKWYFDELYDAIFVKPALVLGRAFWKLGDIGTIDRFGPNGIAWVVDRSATAAKSIQSGYVYTYALIMLLGLVAAVTYVLL; encoded by the coding sequence GTGCATCCGATCCTTATCATCGTTTTCGGCCCATTGCTGGCCGCGCTGGTCGCAGGGCTGGGCAACCGCATGCTCGGCAATGTCGTCGCCAAGTCCGTCACCACCGGCGCGCTGCTGCTTTCGGCGGGCCTGAGCTGGCCGATCTTCCTCGGCTTCCTTGGCGGCACTGAAACCGCCGAGGTGGTGCAGGTGTTGAAGTGGGTCGAAAGCGGCACGCTCAGCTTTGACTGGAGCCTGCGGGTCGATACGCTCACTGCGATCATGCTGGTGGTGATCAACAGCGTTTCGGCGCTCGTGCACCTCTATTCGTGGGGGTACATGGAGGAAGACCCGGATCAGCCGCGGTTCTTCGCCTACCTGTCGCTGTTCACCTTCGCAATGCTGATGCTGGTGACCGCCGATAACCTTGTGCAGATGTTCTTCGGGTGGGAAGGGGTGGGCCTTGCCTCGTACCTCCTGATCGGGTTCTGGTACAAGAAGCCCTCGGCAGGCGCGGCGGCGATCAAGGCGTTTGTGGTCAACCGCGTGGGTGACCTCGGCTTCATGCTCGGCATCTTCGGCACCTATCTGGTGTTCCAGACGACCGAGATTTCGGCGATCCTCGCAGCTGCCCCTGCCATGAGCGGATCGACGATCACCTTCGTCGGCATGCGCCTCTACACGATGGATATCCTGTGCATCCTGCTGTTCATCGGCGCGATGGGCAAGTCGGCGCAGCTGGGCCTGCACACCTGGCTGCCGGACGCAATGGAAGGCCCGACCCCGGTCTCGGCGCTGATCCACGCGGCGACCATGGTGACAGCGGGCGTGTTCATGCTGTGCCGCCTTTCCCCGATGTTCGAGACCGCGCCGACCGCACTGATGATTGTGACCATCGTCGGCGCGTCGACCTGCTTCTTTGCCGCCACCATCGGGACGACCCAGTGGGACATCAAGCGGGTGATCGCCTATTCGACCTGCTCGCAGCTGGGTTATATGTTCTTTGCCGCTGGCGTAGGCGCTTACGGGGCGGCGATGTTCCACCTGTTCACCCACGCCTTCTTCAAGGCGCTGCTGTTCCTTGGCGCAGGGAGCGTGATCCACGCTATGCACCACGAACAGGACATGCGGTATTACGGCGGCCTCAGGAAGCACATCCCGATCACCTTCTACGCGATGCTGGCGGGCACGCTGGCGATCACCGGGCTGGGGGTCTATCACCTCGGCGCAGGGTTCGCGGGCTTCTGGTCGAAGGACGCGATCCTCGAAGTCGCCTTTGCGCGCGGCAATGGTGCGGGCCAGTTCGCCTTCTGGGCGGGCGCGGGCGCGGCGCTGTTGACGAGCTTCTATTCCTGGCGCCTGATGTTCCTGACCTTCTGGGGCAAGCCCCGCTGGATCGAGAGCGAGCATATCCAGCACTCGGTCCACAAGACCCCGGCTGAGGCGGGCGAGGACACCACCGGCGGCTATCATCCGCATGAGAGCCCGGTGCCGATGCTAATCCCGCTGGGCGTGCTGACCATCGGCGCGATTGCTGCCGGTCAGGTTTTCGCGCCTGCCTTCCTCGACAGCGCGGCCTTCTGGGGCGGCTCGATCTTTTACAACGAGGCGCTGATCCACGCGATGCACGCCGTGCCGTACTGGGTGAAGTACACCGCGCTGATCGTGATGATCATCGGCTTCGTGGGCGCTTACGTCGCCTATATCGCCAAGCCTGACATCCCGGCGAAGTTCGTGAGCAGCTTCGGTGCGCTGCACCAGTTCGTCTATCGCAAGTGGTACTTCGACGAGCTTTACGACGCGATCTTCGTGAAGCCCGCCTTGGTGCTGGGCCGCGCCTTCTGGAAGCTAGGCGATATTGGCACCATCGACCGCTTCGGCCCTAACGGCATTGCCTGGGTGGTGGACCGCAGCGCCACTGCCGCCAAGTCGATCCAGTCGGGCTACGTCTACACCTATGCGCTGATCATGCTCCTTGGGCTGGTCGCCGCTGTCACCTACGTTCTGCTTTAG
- the nuoK gene encoding NADH-quinone oxidoreductase subunit NuoK, protein MIGIEHYLTVGAILFVLGVLGIFLNRKNVIVILMAVELILLAVNLNLVAFSAFMQDLVGQVFAMLVLTVAAAEAAIGLAILVIYFRTHGSIAVDDINRMKG, encoded by the coding sequence GTGATTGGCATCGAACATTACCTCACCGTGGGCGCGATCCTGTTCGTGCTGGGCGTGCTGGGGATCTTCCTCAACCGCAAGAACGTGATCGTCATCCTGATGGCGGTCGAGCTGATCCTGCTGGCGGTGAACCTCAACCTCGTCGCCTTCAGCGCCTTCATGCAGGATCTGGTGGGTCAGGTCTTCGCGATGCTGGTGCTGACCGTTGCGGCGGCGGAGGCGGCCATCGGCCTGGCGATTCTCGTGATCTATTTCCGCACCCATGGCTCGATTGCGGTCGACGACATCAACCGGATGAAGGGGTAA
- a CDS encoding NADH-quinone oxidoreductase subunit J, translated as MIQAIAFYFFATIVVGAAVMVIMAKNPVHSVLWLIMAFFNAAGLMVLVGAEFIAMLLVIVYVGAVAVLFLFVVMMLDIDFAAMRAGFSRNAPLGLAIAAVLLAELLLAVGAYNAGGITLGTPDGAAMQAADTSNIEALGALLYGRYILLFEIAGIILLVAMIGAIVLTFQPPKPGARARQDVGKQIRRRPEDATVMKSPEVGQGVEL; from the coding sequence ATGATACAGGCCATCGCCTTCTATTTCTTCGCGACCATTGTGGTCGGCGCCGCCGTGATGGTGATCATGGCGAAGAACCCGGTGCACTCGGTGCTGTGGCTGATCATGGCGTTCTTCAACGCCGCCGGCCTGATGGTGCTGGTGGGCGCGGAGTTCATCGCGATGCTGCTGGTGATCGTCTACGTCGGTGCGGTCGCGGTGCTGTTCCTGTTCGTGGTGATGATGCTCGACATCGATTTCGCCGCAATGCGCGCAGGCTTCAGCCGCAATGCGCCGTTGGGGCTAGCGATTGCGGCGGTGCTGCTGGCGGAGCTGCTGCTGGCGGTGGGCGCTTACAATGCGGGCGGTATCACCCTCGGCACGCCCGATGGCGCGGCGATGCAGGCTGCCGACACGTCGAACATCGAGGCCTTGGGCGCGCTGCTGTACGGCCGCTACATCCTGCTGTTCGAGATTGCCGGGATCATCCTGCTCGTCGCCATGATCGGCGCGATCGTGCTGACCTTCCAGCCGCCCAAGCCCGGCGCGCGCGCGCGGCAGGACGTGGGCAAGCAGATCCGCCGCCGCCCGGAAGATGCAACCGTCATGAAGAGCCCGGAAGTGGGCCAGGGGGTCGAGCTGTGA
- the nuoI gene encoding NADH-quinone oxidoreductase subunit NuoI: MTTVSHLIKSFTLWEFLKAHALTLKYFFKPKVTINYPFEKAPLSPRFRGEHALRRYPNGEERCIACKLCEAVCPAQAITIESEPREDGSRRTTRYDIDMTKCIFCGFCQEACPVDAIVEGPNFEYSTETREELLYDKAKLLANGDKWERAIAANLEADAPYR; this comes from the coding sequence ATGACCACCGTCTCCCACCTCATCAAATCGTTCACCCTCTGGGAATTCCTCAAGGCGCATGCCTTGACGCTGAAGTATTTCTTCAAGCCCAAGGTGACGATCAACTACCCCTTCGAGAAAGCCCCGCTCTCGCCCCGCTTCCGGGGTGAGCACGCGCTGCGGCGCTATCCCAACGGCGAGGAACGTTGCATCGCGTGCAAGCTGTGCGAGGCCGTGTGCCCCGCGCAGGCGATCACCATCGAGAGCGAGCCGCGTGAAGATGGCAGCCGCCGCACCACCCGCTACGACATCGACATGACGAAGTGCATCTTCTGCGGCTTCTGCCAGGAAGCCTGCCCGGTCGATGCCATCGTGGAAGGGCCGAACTTCGAATATTCGACCGAAACCCGCGAGGAGCTGCTTTACGACAAGGCCAAGCTGCTTGCGAATGGTGACAAATGGGAACGGGCCATCGCGGCCAACCTTGAAGCCGACGCACCCTATCGCTAG
- the nuoH gene encoding NADH-quinone oxidoreductase subunit NuoH codes for MTAFFQSLGLSYEWAWTVATLTGIIVISLLVMFSVAMVIYVDRKVLGAIMMRRGPNVVGPFGLLQSFADGLKVFLQETIIPSAANKGIFLLAPIITFTVALAAWAVIPFDAGMVLADINVGLLYILAISSMGVYGVVMSGWASNSKYPFFSAMRASAQMISYEVSIGFVLVCVVLFAGTFNLSGIVNAQQGFGLGLINAYAVHPLLFPMWVVFFISALAETARAPFDLTEAESELVAGYQTEYSSMSFALFWLGEYANILLMCSLNTLLFWGGWLPPLDIPVLYMVPGIIWFLLKTFVFFFMFSWIWATVPRYRYDQLMRLGWKVFLPMSLLFVAATSGYLMATGHFG; via the coding sequence ATGACTGCCTTCTTCCAATCGCTCGGCCTCAGCTACGAATGGGCCTGGACGGTCGCCACGCTGACCGGGATCATCGTGATCTCGCTGCTCGTGATGTTCTCCGTCGCCATGGTGATCTATGTCGACCGCAAGGTGCTGGGCGCGATCATGATGCGGCGGGGGCCGAATGTGGTCGGGCCGTTCGGGCTGCTGCAGAGCTTCGCGGACGGGCTCAAGGTTTTCCTTCAGGAAACCATCATCCCGTCGGCCGCGAACAAGGGCATCTTCCTGCTCGCGCCGATCATTACCTTCACCGTCGCGCTGGCGGCCTGGGCGGTGATCCCGTTCGATGCGGGCATGGTGCTGGCCGACATCAACGTGGGCCTGCTCTACATCCTCGCGATCTCCTCGATGGGGGTTTACGGCGTGGTGATGAGCGGGTGGGCGTCGAACTCCAAATACCCGTTCTTCTCGGCGATGCGCGCCTCGGCGCAGATGATCTCCTACGAGGTCTCGATTGGCTTCGTGCTGGTGTGCGTGGTGCTGTTCGCGGGCACGTTCAACCTCAGCGGGATCGTGAACGCGCAGCAGGGCTTCGGGCTCGGGCTGATCAACGCCTATGCGGTGCACCCGCTGCTGTTCCCGATGTGGGTGGTGTTCTTCATCTCGGCCCTCGCGGAAACCGCGCGCGCGCCGTTTGACCTGACCGAGGCGGAGAGCGAGCTCGTCGCGGGCTATCAGACCGAATATTCCTCGATGAGCTTCGCGCTGTTCTGGCTCGGCGAGTATGCCAACATCCTGCTGATGTGCTCGCTGAACACGCTGCTGTTCTGGGGCGGGTGGCTGCCGCCGCTCGACATTCCGGTGCTTTACATGGTGCCGGGGATCATCTGGTTCCTGCTCAAGACCTTCGTGTTCTTCTTCATGTTCAGCTGGATCTGGGCGACCGTGCCGCGTTACCGCTACGACCAGCTGATGCGCCTCGGGTGGAAGGTGTTCCTGCCGATGAGCCTGCTGTTTGTCGCGGCGACCAGCGGCTACCTGATGGCGACGGGGCATTTCGGATGA
- the nuoF gene encoding NADH-quinone oxidoreductase subunit NuoF, whose translation MLADKDRIFTNLYGFQDWSLKAAQARGDWDNTKALLARGQDAIIEEIKSSGLRGRGGAGFPTGLKWSFMPKESRDGRPSFLVINADESEPGSCKDREIIRHDPHKLVEGALVAGFAMRARAAYIYIRGEYIREAETLQKAIDEAYAAGFIGKNACKSGYDFDVFMHRGAGAYICGEETAMIESLEGKKGQPRLKPPFPAGAGLYGCPTTVNNVESIAVAPTILRRGASWFSSFGRENNKGTKLFQISGHVNKPCVVEESMSIPFEELIEKHCGGIRGGWDNLLAVIPGGSSVPLVPAAQIRNAPMDFDGLKELGSGLGTAAVIVMDKSTDIVRAISRLSYFYKHESCGQCTPCREGTGWMWRMMERLRTGDAAIEEIDMLQEVTKQVEGHTICALGDAAAWPIQGLIRHFRPELERRINEHNAQFQEAAE comes from the coding sequence ATGCTGGCTGACAAGGACCGCATCTTCACCAACCTCTACGGGTTCCAGGACTGGAGCCTCAAGGCCGCGCAGGCGCGCGGGGATTGGGACAACACCAAGGCGCTGCTCGCACGCGGGCAGGATGCGATCATCGAGGAAATCAAGTCCAGCGGCCTGCGCGGGCGGGGCGGGGCGGGCTTCCCCACAGGGCTGAAGTGGTCGTTCATGCCCAAGGAATCGCGCGACGGTCGCCCGAGCTTCCTCGTCATCAACGCCGACGAATCCGAGCCCGGCAGCTGCAAGGACCGCGAGATCATCCGCCATGATCCGCACAAGCTAGTCGAAGGCGCGCTGGTCGCCGGTTTCGCGATGCGTGCGCGGGCGGCCTATATCTACATTCGCGGCGAATATATCCGCGAGGCCGAGACGCTCCAGAAGGCGATCGACGAGGCCTATGCGGCCGGTTTCATCGGCAAGAACGCCTGCAAGTCGGGCTATGATTTCGATGTTTTCATGCATCGCGGCGCGGGCGCTTACATCTGCGGCGAAGAAACCGCGATGATCGAGAGCCTCGAAGGCAAGAAGGGCCAGCCGCGCCTCAAGCCCCCGTTCCCGGCGGGTGCGGGGCTCTATGGCTGCCCGACCACGGTCAACAACGTCGAGAGCATTGCGGTCGCGCCGACGATCCTGCGGCGCGGGGCCTCGTGGTTCAGCAGCTTCGGGCGCGAGAATAACAAGGGCACCAAGCTGTTCCAGATCTCGGGTCATGTGAACAAGCCCTGCGTCGTCGAGGAATCGATGAGCATCCCGTTCGAGGAGCTGATCGAGAAGCATTGCGGCGGCATTCGCGGCGGGTGGGATAATCTGCTGGCGGTGATCCCGGGCGGTTCCTCGGTCCCGCTGGTGCCTGCCGCGCAGATCCGCAACGCGCCGATGGATTTCGACGGGCTCAAGGAACTGGGCTCGGGCCTCGGCACCGCGGCGGTCATCGTCATGGACAAGTCGACCGACATCGTCCGCGCGATCAGCCGCCTCAGCTATTTCTACAAGCACGAAAGCTGCGGCCAGTGCACCCCCTGCCGCGAAGGCACGGGCTGGATGTGGCGCATGATGGAGCGCCTGCGCACCGGGGACGCAGCCATCGAGGAAATCGACATGCTGCAGGAAGTCACCAAGCAGGTCGAAGGCCACACCATCTGCGCGCTCGGCGATGCGGCGGCATGGCCGATCCAAGGCCTCATCCGCCACTTCCGCCCCGAGCTTGAGCGGCGGATCAACGAACATAACGCGCAATTCCAAGAGGCAGCCGAGTAA
- the nuoE gene encoding NADH-quinone oxidoreductase subunit NuoE codes for MADRTPAPDTPELRARWGGFAWTPENKKTADWHIAKYPEGRQRSAVMPLLDLAQRQVGAETDTQGWLPLPVIEYVAAYLDMPVIRVLEVASFYFMYNLKPVGKFHVQVCGTTPCMLRGSDDIMTACKKRGMVKGGVSADGLWTLTEVECMGNCATAPMVQINDDNYEDLTPERLDAVLDALAAGQQPKTGTQEPGRHTSEPAGGPTTLKEMVTENHDYRGDW; via the coding sequence ATGGCTGACCGTACCCCCGCTCCCGATACCCCCGAACTGCGCGCCCGCTGGGGCGGCTTCGCGTGGACGCCGGAGAACAAGAAAACCGCCGACTGGCACATCGCGAAGTATCCCGAGGGGCGTCAGCGCTCGGCGGTGATGCCGCTGCTCGATCTCGCCCAGCGGCAGGTCGGCGCGGAGACCGATACGCAGGGGTGGCTGCCGCTGCCGGTGATCGAGTATGTCGCGGCCTATCTCGACATGCCGGTGATCCGCGTGCTCGAAGTCGCCAGCTTCTACTTCATGTATAACCTGAAGCCCGTCGGCAAATTCCACGTGCAGGTGTGCGGCACCACGCCCTGCATGCTGCGCGGCTCCGACGACATCATGACCGCTTGCAAGAAGCGCGGGATGGTGAAGGGTGGGGTCTCGGCCGATGGTCTCTGGACCCTCACCGAAGTCGAATGCATGGGCAATTGCGCCACCGCGCCGATGGTCCAGATCAACGACGACAACTACGAGGATCTGACGCCGGAGCGCCTCGACGCGGTGCTTGATGCGCTGGCCGCCGGCCAGCAGCCGAAGACCGGGACGCAGGAGCCCGGCCGTCACACCTCCGAGCCTGCGGGCGGGCCGACCACGCTCAAGGAGATGGTCACCGAGAACCACGACTACCGGGGTGATTGGTAA
- a CDS encoding NADH-quinone oxidoreductase subunit D — MSMQLEQSPTTEGEVITNYTINFGPQHPAAHGVLRMVMELDGEVIERIDPHVGLLHRGTEKLIEHKTYLQALPYFDRLDYCSPLAMEHSYVLAIEKLLNLEVPLRAQYLRVLFAELTRICNHMLNMGAHILDVGAFTPNLWIMDLREDCLNFFERASGARMHSAYFRPGGVHQDVPEKLLVDIGDWLDNRFFQLFEDAMSLVMDNRIFKQRNVDIAVVSREDAIAWGFSGPMIRAAGIPWDLRKSQPYDVYDRMEFDIPVGTNSDCYDRFMVRVKEVYESAKIIRQCLRDMPTGPIASTDGKVSPPKRGEMKQSMESLIHHFKLYTEGFHVPAGEVYVATESPKGEFGVYLVSDGTNKPYRCKIRPTAFSHLQAMDFMSKGHMLPDATAILGAIDVVFGECDR, encoded by the coding sequence ATGAGCATGCAACTCGAACAATCGCCCACCACCGAAGGCGAGGTCATCACCAACTACACCATCAACTTCGGCCCCCAGCACCCGGCCGCGCATGGCGTGTTGCGCATGGTGATGGAGCTGGACGGCGAGGTGATCGAGCGGATCGATCCGCATGTCGGCCTGCTCCACCGCGGCACCGAAAAGCTGATCGAACACAAGACGTACCTTCAGGCGCTCCCTTATTTCGACCGGCTTGATTACTGCTCCCCGCTGGCGATGGAGCATTCCTATGTGCTCGCCATCGAGAAGCTGCTGAACCTCGAAGTTCCGCTGCGCGCGCAATATCTGCGCGTGCTGTTCGCCGAGCTGACCCGCATCTGCAACCACATGCTCAACATGGGCGCGCACATCCTTGATGTCGGCGCGTTCACGCCGAACCTGTGGATCATGGACCTGCGCGAGGACTGCCTCAACTTCTTCGAGCGGGCTTCGGGTGCGCGGATGCACAGCGCTTACTTCCGCCCGGGCGGCGTGCATCAGGACGTGCCGGAAAAGCTGCTGGTCGATATCGGCGACTGGCTCGACAACCGTTTCTTCCAGCTGTTCGAGGACGCGATGAGCCTCGTCATGGACAACCGCATCTTCAAGCAGCGCAATGTCGATATCGCCGTTGTCAGCCGCGAAGACGCGATTGCATGGGGTTTCTCCGGCCCGATGATCCGCGCCGCGGGCATTCCGTGGGACCTGCGCAAGTCGCAGCCCTACGACGTCTATGACCGCATGGAATTCGACATTCCGGTCGGCACCAACTCGGACTGCTATGACCGGTTCATGGTGCGCGTGAAGGAAGTTTACGAGAGCGCCAAGATCATCCGCCAGTGCCTGCGCGATATGCCGACCGGGCCGATCGCCAGCACGGACGGCAAGGTCTCTCCGCCGAAGCGCGGCGAGATGAAGCAGTCGATGGAGAGCCTGATCCACCACTTCAAGCTCTACACCGAAGGCTTCCACGTGCCTGCGGGCGAGGTTTACGTGGCGACCGAAAGCCCCAAGGGCGAATTCGGCGTCTATCTCGTCAGCGACGGCACCAACAAGCCCTACCGCTGCAAGATCCGCCCCACGGCCTTCTCGCACCTGCAAGCCATGGACTTCATGTCCAAGGGCCACATGCTGCCCGACGCGACCGCCATTCTCGGCGCGATCGACGTGGTTTTCGGGGAGTGTGACCGGTGA